The following are from one region of the Candidatus Obscuribacterales bacterium genome:
- a CDS encoding prepilin-type N-terminal cleavage/methylation domain-containing protein produces the protein MSTFLALNNARQRTSGLSLVEMLVSVMIIGIISAGTAELLFMNSQGSWKLFNKVDSLNAARLAIDRIAGDVRMGRNIGDITREPGDNPEISVGYFPATPSNPIYGAGQAPAGGWPGSPWPSHPYTISNTCLIIQVPIFDSNGFPQKIGTLDNTDTYVYQVLPDSTDPGTFMLQVASFPGNNSTRPVLNPPRTLLRGIIGPMDNATETPKTFQFLTSAGIPQDTVLADQMSNYTGVIVNFELRRHESVQARNRSTIGIKSEIFLRNNTLTTI, from the coding sequence ATGAGTACATTTTTAGCACTAAATAATGCAAGACAGAGGACAAGCGGGCTCTCGCTGGTAGAGATGCTGGTATCAGTAATGATCATTGGCATCATTTCTGCAGGAACAGCCGAACTTTTGTTCATGAACAGTCAAGGCTCGTGGAAATTATTCAACAAGGTGGACAGTCTGAATGCAGCCAGATTAGCTATCGATAGAATTGCTGGTGACGTGAGAATGGGCCGCAATATCGGTGATATTACGCGCGAGCCTGGCGACAATCCGGAAATTAGCGTCGGCTACTTTCCTGCCACTCCAAGTAATCCCATATATGGTGCTGGGCAGGCTCCAGCTGGCGGATGGCCAGGCTCGCCTTGGCCCAGTCATCCATATACCATTTCCAACACCTGTTTGATAATACAGGTTCCAATTTTTGACTCGAATGGTTTTCCCCAAAAAATTGGAACGCTGGATAATACGGATACCTACGTCTATCAAGTTTTACCTGATAGCACTGATCCAGGCACGTTTATGTTGCAGGTGGCCAGCTTTCCCGGCAATAACTCAACCAGACCAGTGTTGAATCCACCAAGAACGCTTTTGCGGGGAATAATTGGTCCTATGGATAATGCGACCGAAACCCCCAAGACGTTTCAGTTTTTGACCAGTGCTGGTATACCGCAAGACACGGTGCTAGCCGATCAAATGTCGAATTACACAGGAGTAATAGTCAATTTTGAATTACGGCGGCATGAGTCAGTGCAAGCGAGAAATCGAAGCACGATTGGAATCAAGAGCGAGATTTTCTTGCGCAACAACACTCTTACAACAATCTAG
- a CDS encoding type II secretion system GspH family protein has product MGRNLQSVRLNAGNVRSNSGIYLVELLVAVFISSLLAAALAENMSQTLKLTSSGQNQIVAAAIGQELIDNARNTDYAVLSGLVGSTYTLNINSSNSGNPVNTRPLMLDLTNLDWSTDAENNKFVGTVTEMLTNAGWGSYTDAAGAVLPNGVKVDITVNWTEIKMNKTYTVSTFISRNGIHN; this is encoded by the coding sequence ATGGGACGTAATCTACAGTCTGTACGTTTGAATGCTGGAAATGTCCGGTCGAATTCTGGTATCTATTTGGTTGAGCTTTTAGTAGCGGTTTTTATTTCAAGCCTATTAGCAGCAGCGCTGGCAGAAAATATGTCTCAGACGCTCAAGCTGACAAGCAGCGGACAAAATCAGATTGTTGCGGCAGCTATTGGACAGGAACTTATAGATAACGCCAGAAACACTGACTATGCGGTTTTGTCTGGTTTGGTTGGCAGTACTTATACGCTAAATATCAACAGCTCGAATTCTGGAAATCCGGTAAATACCAGACCTCTAATGCTGGACTTGACTAATTTGGACTGGTCAACGGACGCGGAAAATAACAAGTTTGTCGGCACCGTAACAGAAATGCTAACCAATGCTGGTTGGGGTAGCTATACCGACGCTGCAGGAGCGGTTCTTCCTAATGGTGTCAAAGTAGATATTACGGTCAATTGGACCGAAATTAAGATGAATAAGACCTATACAGTCAGCACGTTTATCTCGCGAAACGGTATTCATAATTGA
- a CDS encoding AMP-binding protein, with the protein MADIIADSKLSYEHGACDEPLLGHTLGAWLDKVVCENAQGEALVSPKQDLRFTFKQLKVQVDLFARGLMKLGIAKGDRVGIWSTNCAEWVICQFALAKVGAILVNINPAYRKEELQYVLKQSQMKLLICRPGFKDHEYLEMVKALKPSLLGAGQDSEKADDILPLEQVVVICSTKKIEGPALGFEEVLKIGEDLPQAELEARSESLQFDDAVNIQYTSGTTGFPKGVTLSHHNLLNNAWFAGRALELNNKTRYCVAMPFYHCGGMVTGTIMTLIRGGCVVVPNPHFDPEATLTAVAAERCTHLCGVPTMYIDQLEHPQFTQFDLTSLVGGFMAGAPCPVKLMEEVADKMHMTKVVIFYGLTEASPLITVTSATDSLEVRTTTVGSVLPHVECKVVDAETGALLPRGQQGEVCTRGYNVMLGYWHNKQATDDAIDAGRWLHTGDLGVLNEAGHLNITGRKKDMIIRGGENIYPREIEEVLHVHEKIAQAQIFGVPDKHFGEEVCAWIQLKEGVVAEGNEIKTWLKTRVAHFKVPRYVKFVSSYPKTVTGKIQKFVMRDQMIAELKLESAASVTTA; encoded by the coding sequence GTGGCGGACATAATTGCAGATTCGAAATTGAGCTATGAGCACGGGGCTTGCGATGAGCCCTTGCTTGGACATACTTTGGGCGCCTGGCTGGATAAGGTAGTCTGCGAAAATGCTCAGGGTGAGGCTCTAGTAAGCCCCAAGCAAGACTTACGCTTTACCTTCAAGCAGTTGAAGGTTCAAGTGGACCTGTTTGCCCGTGGACTTATGAAGCTGGGAATAGCCAAAGGAGACCGCGTCGGCATCTGGTCAACCAACTGTGCCGAATGGGTTATCTGTCAATTTGCTCTGGCAAAAGTCGGAGCCATCCTGGTCAATATAAATCCGGCATACCGCAAAGAAGAATTGCAGTATGTTTTGAAGCAATCGCAAATGAAGTTGCTCATCTGCCGCCCCGGGTTTAAAGACCATGAGTATTTAGAGATGGTAAAAGCCCTGAAGCCGTCTCTTTTAGGTGCCGGACAGGACAGTGAAAAAGCCGACGATATTCTGCCTCTCGAGCAAGTTGTTGTTATTTGCTCAACTAAAAAAATAGAAGGACCGGCGCTTGGTTTTGAGGAAGTTTTGAAAATTGGCGAAGATTTGCCTCAAGCTGAGTTGGAGGCAAGAAGTGAGTCATTGCAGTTCGATGATGCCGTCAATATCCAATACACATCGGGCACAACCGGTTTTCCAAAAGGTGTAACGCTGTCGCACCATAATTTGCTCAACAATGCCTGGTTTGCAGGCCGCGCACTGGAGCTAAACAACAAAACTCGCTATTGCGTAGCTATGCCTTTTTATCATTGTGGTGGCATGGTTACAGGCACCATAATGACGCTTATTCGTGGCGGCTGTGTAGTTGTGCCTAATCCACATTTTGATCCGGAAGCTACTCTTACTGCTGTAGCTGCTGAAAGATGCACGCACTTATGCGGTGTGCCGACGATGTACATCGATCAGCTCGAGCATCCGCAGTTTACCCAGTTTGATTTAACTAGTCTTGTCGGCGGCTTTATGGCAGGGGCTCCTTGCCCAGTCAAACTAATGGAAGAAGTTGCCGACAAAATGCATATGACGAAAGTCGTTATCTTCTACGGACTGACAGAAGCTTCGCCCTTAATTACAGTGACATCGGCTACTGATTCGCTTGAAGTCAGAACAACAACCGTGGGCAGCGTTTTACCGCATGTTGAGTGCAAGGTTGTCGATGCTGAAACAGGTGCATTATTGCCGCGCGGGCAACAAGGTGAAGTTTGCACACGTGGTTATAACGTCATGCTTGGTTATTGGCACAACAAGCAAGCGACAGACGATGCCATAGATGCAGGACGCTGGTTGCACACAGGTGATTTAGGTGTGCTCAATGAAGCCGGTCATCTGAACATCACCGGCCGTAAGAAAGATATGATTATTCGTGGCGGCGAAAATATCTATCCGCGCGAAATTGAAGAAGTCTTGCATGTGCATGAAAAGATTGCGCAAGCACAGATTTTTGGAGTGCCGGACAAGCATTTTGGTGAAGAAGTCTGCGCCTGGATTCAACTCAAAGAAGGAGTTGTTGCTGAGGGAAATGAGATAAAAACCTGGCTTAAGACGCGCGTTGCCCATTTTAAGGTGCCACGCTATGTGAAATTTGTCAGTTCATATCCCAAGACTGTGACAGGCAAGATTCAAAAGTTTGTTATGCGCGATCAGATGATTGCCGAACTCAAGTTGGAATCGGCTGCCTCAGTAACAACTGCCTAG
- a CDS encoding MBL fold metallo-hydrolase — translation MRLKQFSLDCLSHFSYLVADNTEGIACVIDPQRDIDIYLEEAQKANLTIKYVVLTHCHADFASGHLELAAKTKATVAMGAKSDAKFPFQGLFEGNLLELGKNVTLKVLETPGHTPESICILAYDKSESDKPYAVFTGDTLFLGDVGRPDLLASKGLKADDLASMLYDSLQTKLLNLPDETIVYPAHGAGSACGKNLSKDSFSTMAVQKLTNWALKEKNKDAFIKELVSCQTSPPKYFSFTASYNKTNHELLDNSLAGKLRPLSLKELLAVKDAQILDVRTANEFAQGHIKDSINVGLGGKYANWCGAILSPELPIVIIANKGDERQAAMRLGRIGFDNVAGFLNDLSEIPASDVCRSVTRLGSHELQQAVADGSHTVLDVRTESEYYGGHIEGSVHVPLAELKERLSHVPQNKRLAVVCAGGYRSSIAASYLRKHGFTQITDLIGGMGAYVKDVGLRPKT, via the coding sequence ATGCGGCTTAAACAATTTTCCTTAGACTGCCTGTCACACTTCTCCTACCTAGTTGCCGATAATACAGAGGGTATCGCTTGTGTAATTGATCCCCAACGTGATATCGACATTTATCTGGAAGAGGCCCAAAAGGCTAACCTAACTATTAAGTACGTCGTTTTGACCCACTGTCACGCTGACTTTGCTTCCGGTCATCTAGAGCTTGCCGCAAAGACCAAGGCGACTGTCGCCATGGGTGCTAAATCCGACGCAAAGTTCCCATTCCAAGGGCTTTTTGAAGGAAACTTATTGGAATTAGGCAAAAATGTAACACTGAAGGTACTTGAGACACCCGGTCACACCCCTGAATCCATCTGCATTTTGGCTTACGACAAGAGCGAATCAGACAAACCATATGCTGTTTTTACAGGTGACACACTCTTTTTAGGCGATGTAGGCCGTCCGGATTTGCTAGCTTCTAAAGGTCTAAAAGCAGATGATCTAGCTTCAATGCTCTACGATTCATTGCAGACAAAGCTCTTGAATCTGCCTGATGAGACTATCGTCTATCCCGCTCACGGAGCCGGTTCTGCCTGTGGGAAAAATCTGAGCAAGGATTCTTTCTCGACGATGGCTGTGCAGAAACTTACAAACTGGGCACTTAAGGAGAAGAACAAAGACGCCTTCATAAAAGAGCTCGTTAGCTGCCAAACAAGCCCGCCTAAGTACTTCTCTTTCACTGCTTCATACAACAAAACCAATCACGAGCTTTTAGACAACTCATTGGCAGGCAAGCTGAGACCCTTAAGCCTCAAGGAGCTATTAGCTGTAAAAGACGCTCAAATACTCGATGTGCGCACAGCTAATGAATTTGCTCAAGGTCATATAAAGGACAGTATCAATGTCGGACTGGGAGGAAAATACGCCAACTGGTGTGGCGCTATTTTGTCTCCCGAATTACCCATAGTAATAATTGCCAATAAAGGTGATGAGCGGCAAGCCGCCATGCGTCTTGGTCGCATAGGCTTCGACAATGTCGCCGGCTTCTTAAATGACCTATCTGAAATACCGGCAAGTGATGTTTGTCGGTCAGTTACGCGTCTAGGTTCACACGAGCTTCAGCAAGCAGTAGCCGATGGCTCTCATACAGTGCTGGATGTAAGAACTGAATCCGAGTATTACGGTGGTCATATTGAAGGCTCAGTTCATGTCCCCTTAGCCGAACTAAAAGAGCGACTGAGCCATGTCCCCCAAAATAAAAGGCTGGCAGTCGTTTGCGCCGGCGGTTATCGTTCTTCAATAGCAGCCAGTTATCTGCGTAAACACGGCTTCACGCAAATAACCGACTTAATTGGTGGCATGGGCGCCTACGTCAAAGACGTCGGCTTAAGACCAAAGACCTAA
- a CDS encoding YceI family protein, which translates to MTNITRTLIVSAMLVGLSLPVAAKEQIATANGWTIDPAHSSARFSIKHMMISNVNGSFGKVSGNVQYDGKNLPKATVEAVIDVNSIDTNEPKRDEHLKSKDFFEVDKYPTITFKSRKITQTKDGFKILGTLTMHGVSKEVTLDAEAMGPIVNAHGKTRTGTSATAKLNRKDFGISYNAALDNGGAMVGDDVKITLDVEMVKSEDKPQG; encoded by the coding sequence ATGACGAACATTACTAGAACTCTTATTGTCTCTGCCATGCTTGTAGGTCTCAGCCTACCTGTTGCTGCTAAGGAACAAATTGCCACAGCGAATGGTTGGACAATTGATCCGGCGCATTCATCGGCAAGATTTTCTATTAAACACATGATGATTTCCAACGTCAATGGTTCATTCGGCAAAGTATCAGGCAATGTTCAATACGATGGAAAGAACCTGCCGAAAGCCACTGTTGAAGCTGTGATTGACGTGAACAGCATCGATACCAACGAGCCGAAACGTGATGAGCACTTAAAGAGCAAAGATTTTTTTGAAGTAGATAAATATCCGACAATTACTTTTAAGTCGAGGAAAATCACTCAAACAAAAGATGGTTTCAAAATTCTCGGCACTTTGACCATGCATGGTGTTTCTAAAGAGGTGACACTTGATGCGGAAGCAATGGGTCCCATAGTAAATGCGCACGGCAAAACTCGCACCGGAACATCTGCCACAGCCAAACTAAATCGTAAGGACTTCGGAATTTCTTACAATGCTGCTTTAGATAACGGCGGAGCTATGGTTGGCGACGACGTGAAGATTACACTGGATGTAGAAATGGTCAAGTCAGAGGATAAACCGCAAGGTTAG
- a CDS encoding CDP-alcohol phosphatidyltransferase family protein: protein MINVANVITVSRVFLALGTLALLWLPGDTWRWIAFVLTALVIWGDGLDGYFARKLNQTSKFGAMLDIVGDRAVEMAYWIAFSALSWIPVWVPLLYLIRGTFVDAIRQVASEQGFTAFGKTTMMQSGLGKFLVASNFSRFSYAIAKAAAFCLVIAAHTEKCETTAVPEIAMALVYVSCVFCIIRGLPVLIEGRSLLKV from the coding sequence GTGATTAACGTAGCCAATGTAATAACAGTATCCAGAGTGTTTTTAGCACTGGGGACCCTTGCCTTGCTTTGGCTGCCCGGTGATACTTGGCGGTGGATAGCCTTTGTTTTGACGGCATTGGTTATTTGGGGTGATGGCCTTGATGGTTATTTTGCGCGCAAACTGAATCAAACATCCAAGTTTGGCGCGATGCTTGATATAGTCGGCGACAGGGCTGTGGAAATGGCTTACTGGATAGCCTTTTCTGCGCTTTCCTGGATTCCTGTTTGGGTGCCACTGCTCTATTTGATTAGAGGAACTTTTGTCGATGCGATAAGACAAGTAGCAAGCGAACAAGGCTTTACTGCATTTGGTAAAACAACCATGATGCAATCAGGTCTAGGCAAGTTTCTTGTGGCGTCTAATTTCAGTCGCTTTAGCTATGCAATTGCTAAAGCCGCTGCCTTTTGCTTGGTGATTGCCGCCCATACGGAAAAATGTGAGACAACTGCCGTGCCGGAAATCGCCATGGCACTTGTTTATGTTTCGTGCGTCTTTTGTATTATTCGCGGACTGCCTGTACTTATTGAAGGCAGATCTCTATTAAAAGTCTAG
- the gyrB gene encoding DNA topoisomerase (ATP-hydrolyzing) subunit B — translation MAAETESKSKGKGGGDYTAATIDVLEGLEAVRKRPGMYIGSTGPRGLHHLVYEIVDNSVDEALAGFCKNIEVTINEDNSVTVTDDGRGIPVDKVAKTGKSGVETVFTVLHAGGKFGGGVYKVSGGLHGVGASVVNALSERLVVEVSRDNKVYRQEYKRGNASGGLEVIGSTDKTGTKVTFWPDDQIFHDVNEEGERTKIVMDHDVLVTRLREMSFLNKGLRMTLSDKRSDKSDTFYYEGGIASYVEYLNDTRTALHKPPVYFEIAKDNVVVECALQWTDMYSESIYTFVNNINTHDGGTHLTGFRNALTRVINDYARKSGLVKESDSNFSGEDVREGLTAIVSVKVPEPQFEGQTKERLGNREVQGITQSVTTDNLSDWLELNPKQSKEIIGKAIQARTAREAAHKAKILVRRQSALENSSLPGKLADCSDRDPAKCEIYLVEGDSAGGSAKQGRNRQFQAILPLRGKILNVERVQPTRIYENAEVQAMIQGLGLSVKEDEENGGGKGSGLLRPNAENLDLGKLRYHKVIIMTDADVDGSHIRTLLLTFFFRYAKPMVEQGYVYIAQPPLYKVEKGKRIEYCYNEHKLEAVLAELGDKAVIQRFKGLGEMMPEQLWDTTMNPETRTLKKVTIEDASEADHVFDLLMGEAVGPRREFIERNAHLVGNLDV, via the coding sequence ATGGCAGCTGAAACAGAAAGCAAATCCAAGGGCAAAGGTGGTGGCGATTATACAGCCGCTACAATCGATGTTTTGGAAGGTTTGGAAGCAGTCAGAAAGCGTCCTGGTATGTACATCGGTTCGACAGGACCACGTGGCTTGCACCACCTTGTCTATGAAATTGTAGACAACTCGGTTGACGAAGCGCTTGCCGGTTTTTGTAAGAACATTGAAGTCACAATCAACGAAGACAACTCCGTAACCGTAACCGACGATGGACGCGGTATCCCTGTCGATAAAGTAGCAAAGACAGGCAAGAGCGGTGTCGAAACAGTATTTACCGTCTTGCACGCCGGCGGCAAATTCGGCGGTGGCGTCTACAAAGTATCAGGTGGTTTGCACGGCGTTGGAGCCTCAGTTGTAAACGCGTTGTCGGAGCGTCTTGTTGTTGAAGTTTCACGCGACAACAAAGTCTATAGACAAGAATACAAGCGTGGTAATGCTTCCGGCGGACTGGAAGTAATCGGCTCGACTGATAAGACAGGCACCAAAGTTACCTTCTGGCCGGACGATCAGATTTTCCATGACGTCAATGAAGAAGGCGAGCGCACAAAAATTGTCATGGACCATGATGTGTTGGTTACTCGTCTTAGGGAAATGTCGTTCCTTAACAAGGGACTGCGCATGACTCTTTCCGATAAGCGCTCCGACAAGAGCGATACCTTCTACTACGAAGGTGGTATTGCCAGTTACGTTGAATACCTCAATGATACTCGTACCGCATTGCACAAACCTCCTGTTTACTTTGAAATTGCCAAAGACAATGTTGTCGTCGAGTGCGCGTTGCAATGGACTGATATGTACTCAGAATCCATTTATACATTCGTGAATAATATCAATACTCACGATGGTGGCACGCACTTAACCGGTTTCCGCAATGCGCTCACTCGCGTCATTAACGATTACGCACGGAAGAGCGGACTTGTTAAAGAATCCGATTCCAACTTTAGCGGTGAAGATGTTCGCGAAGGCTTGACGGCTATCGTCAGCGTCAAAGTGCCTGAACCACAATTTGAAGGTCAAACAAAAGAACGTTTGGGCAACCGAGAAGTGCAAGGTATTACTCAATCGGTGACGACAGACAACCTTTCTGATTGGCTGGAATTAAATCCGAAGCAAAGCAAGGAAATTATCGGCAAAGCCATTCAAGCGCGCACTGCGCGCGAAGCAGCGCACAAGGCTAAAATTCTTGTTCGCCGTCAGTCGGCTTTGGAAAATTCCTCGTTGCCGGGCAAACTAGCCGACTGTTCAGACAGAGATCCGGCTAAGTGTGAAATCTACCTTGTAGAAGGTGATTCCGCCGGTGGCTCTGCTAAGCAAGGTCGCAATAGGCAGTTCCAAGCTATTCTTCCTCTGCGCGGCAAAATCTTGAACGTTGAACGTGTTCAGCCAACAAGAATTTACGAAAACGCTGAAGTGCAAGCGATGATTCAGGGACTTGGACTATCCGTTAAGGAAGACGAAGAAAATGGTGGTGGTAAGGGTTCCGGTCTTTTGCGTCCGAACGCAGAAAACCTTGATCTCGGCAAGCTCAGATATCACAAAGTGATTATCATGACCGATGCTGATGTCGACGGTAGCCACATCCGAACATTGCTTTTGACATTCTTCTTCCGTTATGCCAAGCCGATGGTTGAGCAAGGCTATGTATACATCGCCCAGCCGCCACTCTATAAAGTAGAAAAAGGTAAGCGTATTGAGTATTGCTACAACGAGCATAAACTGGAAGCAGTTTTAGCTGAGTTGGGCGATAAAGCAGTTATCCAGCGATTCAAAGGTTTGGGCGAAATGATGCCCGAGCAGCTCTGGGATACAACAATGAATCCGGAAACACGCACCCTGAAGAAGGTAACCATTGAAGATGCTTCTGAAGCCGACCACGTCTTTGACCTTTTGATGGGTGAAGCTGTAGGACCGCGTCGTGAATTCATTGAGCGTAATGCGCACTTAGTGGGCAACCTGGACGTTTAA
- a CDS encoding bifunctional riboflavin kinase/FAD synthetase, whose translation MEVFYDFKPGLIKQSALALGFFDGVHPGHQVVIKKALEEARRLKVTPAIVTFTDHPRSLTTGSAPKLLTLVEQRLKLFEELGIEAALALTFREEICKMTPQEYVQKVLVEAMGAKSISVGVNHRFGRNREGNPDLLAELGKVHDFSVHTQKMVMEDNLDVSSSVIRQAIMEGNVELAQKLMQRPHAILAQVVRGDQRGRLLGFPTANLAVSAVQVIPKTGVYAGFYKDDSGIHPSVINIGYRPTVTNDSKLTIEAHILDFDKDIYDKEVAFEFCHRLRDEMKFNGIEELKAQIQADCQKARQLLTTQCK comes from the coding sequence ATGGAAGTTTTCTACGATTTTAAACCCGGCCTCATAAAGCAATCGGCACTTGCCTTGGGTTTCTTTGACGGTGTTCATCCAGGACATCAAGTAGTCATCAAAAAAGCCTTAGAAGAAGCACGCCGACTAAAAGTCACGCCGGCAATTGTCACCTTTACCGATCATCCGCGCTCACTGACAACAGGCAGCGCGCCTAAACTTCTCACACTTGTTGAACAAAGGCTGAAATTATTTGAAGAACTGGGAATCGAAGCCGCTTTAGCGCTGACCTTCCGCGAAGAGATATGCAAAATGACGCCTCAAGAATATGTGCAGAAGGTGCTTGTAGAAGCAATGGGTGCCAAGTCAATTTCTGTCGGCGTCAATCATCGTTTCGGACGCAATCGAGAAGGCAACCCGGACTTACTGGCTGAGCTGGGCAAAGTTCACGACTTTTCCGTGCACACTCAGAAGATGGTAATGGAGGACAACCTCGATGTATCCAGCTCGGTAATACGCCAGGCAATCATGGAAGGAAACGTAGAATTGGCGCAAAAACTCATGCAACGCCCGCATGCCATTCTAGCCCAAGTCGTCAGAGGCGATCAAAGAGGCAGACTGCTGGGATTCCCCACAGCCAACTTAGCTGTTTCTGCCGTGCAGGTAATTCCCAAGACAGGTGTTTATGCCGGCTTCTACAAAGACGATTCAGGCATTCATCCCTCAGTCATAAATATCGGCTATCGTCCAACTGTGACAAATGACTCGAAGCTGACAATAGAAGCGCACATTCTTGATTTCGATAAGGATATTTACGACAAGGAAGTTGCCTTTGAGTTTTGTCACCGCTTACGTGACGAAATGAAGTTTAATGGAATTGAAGAGCTTAAGGCTCAGATACAGGCTGACTGTCAAAAGGCACGTCAATTACTCACAACTCAATGCAAGTAA